The following proteins are co-located in the Fimbriiglobus ruber genome:
- a CDS encoding DUF4351 domain-containing protein produces the protein MQKPYDATSKDLVESDPAGWVMYISKAPPAGPVRVIDADLATVSAEADKVIRIDAPEPWLLHLEFQANTDDWFVPRMLRYNTLLYCKHELVVSSVVFLLRQTANMVNVTGSWVMRPPVGPEWEYKYQVVRVWERPPDEFLTGPLALLPLAPIAATDRAGLPGIVDRMIDRIRSEADRPLADKLLTCTFLLMGLKYDSVLVRQLLGGVLQMEESTTYQFMLAQVEARWRTAEARTLILRQGCKRFGPPPASVSSALALITDLPRLEELSDRLLDASNWDELLPSP, from the coding sequence GTGCAGAAACCGTACGACGCCACGAGTAAGGATCTTGTTGAGAGCGACCCGGCCGGGTGGGTGATGTACATCTCCAAGGCTCCTCCGGCCGGTCCCGTTCGCGTGATCGATGCGGATTTGGCGACGGTGTCGGCCGAGGCGGACAAGGTGATCCGCATCGACGCCCCCGAGCCCTGGTTGTTACACCTGGAATTCCAGGCGAACACCGACGACTGGTTCGTTCCCCGGATGTTGCGATACAATACGCTCTTATACTGCAAGCACGAACTCGTGGTCTCGTCGGTCGTGTTTCTGCTGCGCCAGACGGCGAACATGGTGAACGTGACCGGTTCCTGGGTAATGCGGCCGCCGGTCGGCCCGGAGTGGGAATACAAGTATCAGGTGGTTCGGGTGTGGGAACGCCCGCCCGACGAGTTCCTGACCGGCCCGCTCGCCCTGTTGCCGCTGGCCCCAATCGCGGCTACCGACCGGGCCGGGTTACCCGGGATCGTCGACCGGATGATCGACCGGATTCGGTCGGAAGCCGATCGCCCGCTCGCGGACAAGTTGTTGACGTGTACGTTCTTGTTGATGGGGTTGAAGTACGATAGTGTACTCGTTCGCCAACTACTCGGGGGAGTGTTACAAATGGAAGAATCGACCACTTACCAGTTTATGCTCGCCCAAGTAGAAGCCCGCTGGCGAACGGCTGAAGCCCGCACGCTCATTCTTCGTCAGGGCTGCAAGCGGTTCGGGCCGCCCCCGGCTAGCGTTTCTAGCGCGCTGGCCCTAATCACTGATCTGCCTCGCCTGGAAGAACTTAGTGACCGACTGCTCGACGCCTCGAACTGGGACGAACTGCTTCCCTCGCCGTAG
- a CDS encoding ABC transporter substrate-binding protein — MSIVFQPHRRQFLRATGAGAVSLGLGGCQQTPPGPAAGTFSGQTLTVFVYSGLDKIFQEHFVEPFQALTGATVVLDAGWWDSIGKLKASPKGQPAYDLVLTDATQGYPAIKDGMFRQIDFNKVPNHRALAPVALDNWVAKERYGVTFHESAMTLGFDPKQVKAAPSGWGDLLRDDLKGKLALYNSFYFSLYTFGCMKVTSEGKPGTAWTAMSNDIGGVLDFAKRERGRVRFWWPTGTKMLQDLLQGNFAAGNAHSVTMLQAVKDKPDLGFVTPETDRAFVQLMWVIPADSPNAALAEAAIDFLMSKDVQAAMASRGAGTAHMAAAKEVAAEDPIWAKTYPSTDEQFRSLRYFPYEAYFKDYDGIAKIWEREVLRQS; from the coding sequence GTGAGCATCGTATTCCAACCGCACCGACGGCAATTCCTCCGTGCTACCGGCGCGGGGGCTGTCAGTCTCGGCCTTGGTGGGTGTCAGCAGACGCCGCCCGGGCCGGCCGCCGGAACCTTCAGCGGGCAAACGCTCACCGTTTTCGTTTACTCGGGATTGGACAAGATTTTTCAGGAACACTTCGTCGAGCCGTTCCAGGCGCTGACCGGTGCGACCGTCGTGCTGGACGCCGGCTGGTGGGACTCGATCGGCAAGCTGAAGGCTTCGCCCAAGGGCCAACCCGCATACGACCTGGTTCTGACCGACGCGACGCAGGGCTACCCGGCCATCAAAGACGGGATGTTTCGCCAGATCGACTTCAACAAGGTGCCGAACCACCGCGCCCTCGCCCCCGTCGCGCTCGACAACTGGGTGGCCAAGGAGCGCTACGGCGTCACCTTCCATGAGTCGGCCATGACGTTGGGGTTTGATCCGAAGCAAGTCAAAGCCGCGCCGTCGGGATGGGGCGACCTGTTGCGAGACGATTTGAAGGGGAAGCTCGCCCTGTACAACTCGTTCTATTTCTCGCTTTACACATTCGGCTGCATGAAGGTCACGAGTGAGGGTAAGCCGGGGACCGCGTGGACGGCCATGTCCAACGATATCGGCGGTGTTCTCGACTTCGCCAAACGCGAGCGCGGGCGGGTCCGATTCTGGTGGCCGACCGGGACCAAGATGCTGCAGGACTTGCTCCAGGGAAATTTCGCGGCCGGCAACGCCCACAGCGTCACAATGCTCCAGGCCGTGAAGGACAAGCCAGACTTGGGCTTCGTCACGCCGGAAACCGACCGGGCCTTCGTCCAACTCATGTGGGTGATCCCGGCCGATTCACCCAACGCCGCACTCGCGGAGGCGGCCATCGATTTCCTGATGAGCAAAGACGTTCAGGCGGCGATGGCCAGCCGTGGTGCCGGCACGGCGCACATGGCGGCCGCAAAAGAAGTGGCCGCGGAAGACCCGATTTGGGCCAAGACTTACCCGTCCACCGACGAACAGTTTCGTTCCCTGCGGTACTTCCCTTACGAAGCCTATTTCAAGGACTATGACGGGATCGCCAAAATCTGGGAGCGGGAGGTTCTTCGTCAGTCGTGA
- a CDS encoding ABC transporter permease: MTPRPFRPIVPWLLAAPAVVLLLGFFLGPVLLLFRVSVYESGSGTGFYRPGTWSLQAYAGLIEDGYGRGVLAFTVFLGVAVATLSVLVGYPLALFIHTLRPLAKRLALAAVILPKLANVFVVLYGVSLLLGNSGPLNQGLLWLGLTREPILLSHSLAGVLIAETYLIMPYAVLILVPAFDRIDPILLAAARGLGAGSWTTFRRVTLPLSLPGVAVAGQLCLIWALGAFVGPLLLGGPEQTTLAVLVPRYGLEYGDWPTAAVTSVLSLLTIAVCVTAFAWPARRLGRLGQTR, from the coding sequence GTGACACCCCGCCCTTTTCGTCCGATCGTGCCGTGGCTGTTGGCGGCGCCCGCCGTTGTCCTCCTCCTGGGCTTCTTCCTCGGCCCCGTGCTGCTATTGTTTCGCGTGAGTGTCTACGAGAGCGGCAGCGGTACCGGCTTTTATCGGCCGGGCACGTGGTCGCTCCAGGCTTACGCCGGCCTAATCGAAGACGGCTACGGTCGCGGCGTCCTCGCCTTTACGGTCTTCCTCGGCGTCGCGGTCGCAACCCTCAGCGTTCTCGTCGGCTACCCGCTCGCCCTCTTCATTCACACACTACGGCCGTTGGCAAAGCGGCTCGCGCTCGCGGCGGTGATCCTGCCCAAGCTCGCGAACGTCTTCGTCGTTCTCTATGGCGTGAGCTTACTGCTCGGAAACTCCGGTCCGCTCAACCAAGGGCTATTGTGGCTCGGGCTGACGCGAGAACCGATCTTGCTTTCGCACTCGCTCGCCGGAGTGCTAATCGCCGAAACCTACCTCATCATGCCTTACGCGGTGTTAATCCTGGTGCCGGCATTCGACCGCATCGACCCCATCCTCCTGGCCGCGGCCCGCGGTCTAGGGGCCGGGTCGTGGACCACCTTCCGCCGCGTGACCCTACCCCTGTCATTGCCCGGCGTGGCGGTGGCCGGGCAACTCTGCCTGATCTGGGCGCTCGGGGCGTTCGTCGGACCGCTTCTACTCGGCGGCCCCGAGCAGACGACGTTGGCCGTGTTGGTCCCGCGGTACGGTCTGGAATACGGCGACTGGCCCACGGCCGCCGTGACATCTGTGCTGTCGCTGCTCACGATCGCCGTCTGCGTCACCGCGTTCGCGTGGCCGGCTCGTCGGCTCGGGCGGCTGGGGCAAACGCGATGA
- a CDS encoding ABC transporter permease → MTTPLERGLAFVGRAAAVLVLLAMLAPFVYAVWMSFAPGEILEPPTDRWSLRWYREFLGSARWTAALRTTAEVAAVSAVVSLLGGLGVALAVARYHFRGRAMLSAAVLLPMFVPAVVLGMGLLPLVRGVGLWGTTLSIAAAHSLVSLPVVFLLLRSALEAVDPDLERAARGLGAGPMTAFRRVTLPLISPSILAGMVIAVVLSVNEFTLALFLGSPRLRTLPAALWPEARDKETPLLAAASCLSVLVTLVSLGIAARVLRRDEVHKSA, encoded by the coding sequence ATGACCACTCCACTCGAACGCGGCTTGGCTTTCGTCGGCCGGGCCGCCGCCGTTTTGGTGCTGCTCGCGATGCTCGCGCCGTTCGTATACGCGGTCTGGATGTCGTTCGCGCCGGGCGAAATTCTGGAACCGCCGACGGATCGGTGGTCGCTCCGCTGGTATCGCGAGTTCCTGGGCTCCGCGCGGTGGACGGCGGCGCTACGAACGACGGCGGAAGTGGCAGCCGTGTCTGCCGTCGTCTCTCTGCTCGGTGGACTCGGCGTCGCGCTGGCCGTCGCGCGGTATCACTTCCGCGGGCGGGCCATGCTGTCGGCCGCCGTCCTGTTGCCGATGTTCGTGCCGGCAGTCGTTCTCGGGATGGGACTTCTTCCACTCGTCCGGGGCGTCGGCTTGTGGGGCACCACCCTGTCGATCGCGGCGGCCCACAGTCTCGTCAGCCTCCCCGTCGTATTTCTCCTGTTGCGTTCCGCGCTGGAAGCGGTTGATCCGGATCTGGAGCGGGCCGCTCGTGGCCTCGGCGCCGGACCGATGACGGCATTTCGTCGCGTGACGCTGCCGCTGATTTCGCCATCGATCCTGGCCGGAATGGTGATCGCGGTCGTCCTCTCGGTCAACGAGTTCACACTCGCCTTGTTCCTCGGCTCGCCGCGGCTACGAACGCTGCCGGCCGCGCTCTGGCCGGAAGCCCGAGACAAGGAAACGCCGCTGTTGGCCGCCGCGTCGTGTCTTTCCGTACTGGTCACGTTGGTTAGTCTGGGAATAGCCGCCCGAGTTCTGCGGCGAGACGAAGTACACAAGTCTGCCTGA
- a CDS encoding GntR family transcriptional regulator gives MRLRVLADSTIPIYEQIVSQVVFAIAAGDVSSGELVPSVRDLSQQLLVNPNTVARAFQELERAGILESRRGLGMAVTAEAPKLCAGRRKEIVRGHVRDALRAAAAAGLSAPDVHELVDDEWPRLAPRNGRAESSR, from the coding sequence ATGCGACTTCGCGTGCTGGCTGATTCCACGATTCCGATTTACGAACAGATTGTTTCCCAGGTGGTGTTTGCCATCGCGGCGGGCGACGTGTCGTCTGGGGAACTGGTGCCGAGCGTTCGCGATTTATCTCAACAATTATTGGTGAATCCGAATACCGTCGCGCGGGCGTTTCAGGAACTCGAACGGGCCGGCATTCTGGAATCGCGCCGCGGGCTGGGCATGGCCGTCACCGCGGAAGCGCCGAAGCTTTGTGCGGGCCGTCGAAAAGAGATCGTCCGCGGGCACGTTCGCGACGCCCTCCGCGCGGCCGCAGCGGCCGGACTCTCCGCGCCCGACGTCCACGAACTGGTCGATGACGAGTGGCCCCGCCTCGCGCCCCGGAACGGCCGGGCCGAGTCGAGCCGTTAG
- a CDS encoding ABC transporter ATP-binding protein has protein sequence MSADDAIVIDRLRLKYRAKPVLDDFSLTVPRGAVYALLGDNGAGKSTTMKVLTGQIRADRGTATVLGFDCWAKAGILRHRVGYVPDRPKLYDWMTVTEIGWFTAGFHKTGFQVRYDDWVQRLRLDPKKRLKDLSKGGYARVGLALALAPDPEVLLLDEPTSGLDLITRREFLGSLVDFAAEGRTILISSHSIAELERTASHAGFVKDGKVVLASTLDGLRSRFRRVAMRCAGVLPDPASLGTVRETVRTGRFVQYLLQDPDPVALDSLRAMPGVTDFEDQAVGLEEIYAAVMGTPPPTASSRPRPSVPAAAEDGYAEEEVWS, from the coding sequence ATGTCTGCCGACGATGCGATTGTGATCGACCGCCTGCGACTCAAGTATCGTGCCAAGCCGGTGCTGGACGATTTCAGCCTGACCGTGCCCCGCGGCGCCGTGTACGCGCTGCTCGGCGACAACGGTGCGGGCAAGTCGACCACGATGAAAGTCCTCACCGGCCAGATCCGCGCGGACCGCGGAACCGCGACCGTCCTCGGCTTCGACTGCTGGGCCAAGGCCGGGATTCTGCGGCACCGCGTCGGGTACGTCCCGGACCGGCCCAAGTTGTACGACTGGATGACCGTGACCGAGATCGGGTGGTTCACCGCCGGGTTTCACAAGACCGGCTTTCAGGTGCGTTACGACGACTGGGTGCAACGGCTCCGGCTCGATCCGAAGAAACGCCTCAAGGATCTCTCCAAGGGCGGGTACGCCCGGGTCGGCCTCGCCCTCGCCCTGGCGCCGGACCCGGAAGTCCTGCTCCTGGACGAGCCCACGTCCGGCCTGGACCTCATCACCCGCCGCGAGTTCCTGGGCAGCCTGGTCGACTTCGCGGCCGAGGGGCGAACGATCCTGATTTCCAGCCACTCGATCGCCGAGCTGGAGCGGACCGCCAGCCACGCCGGGTTTGTCAAGGACGGCAAGGTCGTCCTCGCGTCGACCCTCGACGGCCTCCGGAGTCGGTTCCGCAGGGTCGCGATGCGCTGCGCCGGCGTCCTCCCCGACCCCGCCTCGCTCGGAACGGTCCGCGAGACGGTCCGGACCGGCCGGTTCGTCCAGTACCTGCTGCAAGACCCCGACCCCGTCGCGCTCGATAGCCTCCGGGCCATGCCCGGCGTGACCGACTTTGAAGACCAGGCGGTGGGCCTCGAAGAGATTTACGCCGCCGTGATGGGCACCCCGCCGCCGACCGCCTCGTCCCGCCCGCGCCCCTCCGTTCCGGCCGCCGCCGAGGACGGGTACGCCGAAGAGGAGGTGTGGTCGTGA
- a CDS encoding ABC transporter permease, with the protein MTRALVWKELREQGAVLVALVVMGCAVLSAAAVLLDPTTDDAGFSLRSMIVAGRLGWIMLTMTAGVVAGGTLFAGEREAGTFLFLDLLPVSRWRVWWRKVAIGIVLTGMATAVLFATAAVAGIFGARDGLAAWGLLGCVLAGLAFGWGVMGSVSARSSLEACALAVGFGLAAGVFVFFGWAIVAQVAVETGLAQSIRRSVGGNESMAIMLAGTFTLLVIPLPLAGWVYTAPDRNRHLAKLGVRFPGPNAGGALSLLPSFGWLSGLRRLVWLVVRQNRVPALVLCAAGLLAGIFLTPATGEGVALYLWPALSLLAGVLVAVIGVSDEQSNIAVRFWGERRMPVGRLWSVKILAGLAILSCVLVALAFPAFIAIFFVPRENRHYGNALAVVFGSGILNTFRFPWVSYLFVWPVYGFAFGHLSALLFRKGIVAGMVALMTAGTFAALWVPSLLSGGLHLWQVFAPPALVLLTARLLTWPWATDRIGTRAPLARVAVGVTLALLALGLGIGYRAVEVPDVPGAEDDIAFAQTLPSLEDEQLGRDLKRAAGDFMNVPAAVRTERVTQPFVEARAARTVMEDLAHAPIYMIPPLAEPVHPANRGRMGQDPGQPYYLDQLTAAIATTGWPADRPDLDKWMAGMFTVHWDDALKDFPTKPIGVFENPNELSFSYQWRPTDALRMMTPVYLGRGLQRQSQGDQAAFPATLETWLAVLRTAQNKTLAPVVQTAWQSELLTHDATDRWLEHLDGRPDLLQKALRLYLAHEQQDPYDPKTEKLAHEVVTRYAVVAPSRWMPQHLEQLRLFGWFSPTIINTNPSPPSDAEASLVGFAWTIPWERERLWRSVGIAGLVPPGVRYDHGYLDGAPGWESIATLWNPSFGGIWRANLLTSRRAMILKLALRLHEAENGTLPPDLSKLVPKYLPAVPLDPMDGKPLRYRVSRGEQLTRVDEQGLTYSPIPVPDPDFVGPPEELAGGSGPPIEGPPGMPGGPPIVFRPTVIDSAHRIDVPAGRGLVWSVGPDRVDNDAYVVMTVRQSSRIIDGDIAFIVPEFQASKPKSPGKGKP; encoded by the coding sequence GTGACTCGCGCACTCGTCTGGAAGGAACTCCGGGAGCAAGGGGCGGTACTCGTCGCGCTGGTCGTCATGGGATGCGCGGTGCTGAGCGCCGCGGCCGTCCTCCTCGACCCGACGACCGACGACGCCGGGTTCTCGCTCCGATCGATGATCGTGGCCGGGCGGCTCGGGTGGATCATGTTGACAATGACAGCCGGGGTCGTGGCCGGCGGGACGCTGTTTGCCGGGGAACGGGAGGCGGGGACGTTTCTGTTCCTGGACCTGTTGCCGGTCAGCCGGTGGCGCGTCTGGTGGCGGAAGGTCGCGATCGGGATCGTCCTGACTGGAATGGCGACCGCCGTTCTTTTCGCCACGGCGGCGGTCGCCGGCATCTTTGGGGCGCGGGACGGGTTGGCCGCGTGGGGACTGCTGGGCTGTGTCCTCGCGGGCCTCGCCTTCGGGTGGGGCGTGATGGGGTCGGTGTCCGCGCGGTCGTCGCTCGAAGCCTGCGCGCTCGCGGTCGGCTTCGGGCTCGCGGCCGGGGTCTTTGTGTTCTTCGGGTGGGCGATCGTGGCACAGGTCGCGGTCGAAACGGGTTTGGCCCAATCTATCCGCCGATCGGTCGGCGGTAACGAGTCGATGGCAATCATGCTGGCGGGCACGTTCACCCTGCTGGTGATTCCGTTACCGCTCGCGGGCTGGGTCTACACGGCTCCGGACCGGAACCGACACCTCGCGAAACTCGGCGTCCGCTTCCCCGGACCAAATGCCGGCGGAGCGCTGAGTTTGTTGCCGTCGTTCGGGTGGCTCTCGGGCTTGCGCCGGCTGGTCTGGCTGGTCGTGCGGCAGAACCGTGTCCCCGCCCTTGTCCTGTGCGCGGCGGGATTGCTGGCCGGTATTTTCCTGACGCCGGCCACCGGAGAAGGGGTGGCGCTGTATCTCTGGCCCGCGCTGAGCTTGCTAGCGGGGGTACTGGTCGCCGTGATCGGTGTGTCGGACGAACAGTCCAATATTGCCGTGCGCTTTTGGGGCGAACGGCGGATGCCGGTCGGACGCTTGTGGTCGGTCAAAATCCTTGCGGGGCTGGCGATACTATCATGTGTACTGGTCGCTCTGGCGTTCCCCGCGTTCATCGCTATTTTCTTCGTTCCCCGGGAAAACAGGCATTATGGGAACGCTCTCGCAGTGGTGTTCGGCAGCGGGATCTTGAACACCTTTCGTTTCCCGTGGGTGAGTTACCTCTTCGTTTGGCCGGTGTACGGATTCGCCTTCGGCCACCTGTCCGCGCTCTTATTCCGGAAGGGGATCGTGGCCGGCATGGTCGCCCTCATGACCGCGGGGACGTTCGCCGCACTCTGGGTGCCGTCCCTGCTGTCGGGCGGGTTGCACTTGTGGCAGGTGTTCGCGCCGCCCGCACTGGTACTACTGACCGCCCGACTGCTGACTTGGCCCTGGGCGACGGACCGCATCGGGACGCGCGCGCCACTTGCCCGCGTCGCCGTTGGCGTCACGCTCGCATTACTGGCGCTCGGCCTTGGCATCGGGTATCGCGCCGTCGAGGTGCCGGACGTCCCCGGGGCCGAGGACGATATCGCGTTCGCCCAGACGTTGCCGTCGCTCGAAGACGAGCAACTCGGAAGAGACTTGAAGCGAGCCGCTGGCGACTTCATGAACGTGCCGGCGGCGGTCCGAACCGAGCGAGTAACCCAGCCGTTCGTCGAAGCGCGGGCTGCACGGACTGTCATGGAAGATCTCGCCCACGCTCCGATTTACATGATCCCGCCACTGGCGGAACCCGTACACCCCGCTAACCGCGGAAGAATGGGCCAGGACCCGGGGCAGCCTTATTATCTGGATCAGCTCACCGCCGCAATCGCCACAACGGGTTGGCCCGCGGATCGACCAGACCTCGACAAGTGGATGGCCGGGATGTTCACCGTCCACTGGGACGACGCGCTGAAGGACTTCCCGACCAAGCCGATCGGCGTCTTTGAAAACCCGAACGAACTCTCGTTCAGCTACCAGTGGCGGCCCACCGACGCCCTCCGGATGATGACGCCGGTTTACCTGGGCCGCGGCCTCCAGCGCCAGTCGCAAGGCGACCAGGCCGCCTTCCCCGCAACCCTCGAAACCTGGCTCGCCGTACTGCGGACCGCCCAGAACAAGACGCTCGCGCCGGTCGTCCAAACCGCCTGGCAATCGGAACTGCTCACCCACGACGCGACCGACCGCTGGCTCGAACACCTCGACGGCCGCCCGGACCTCCTTCAAAAAGCTCTCCGGCTTTACCTCGCCCACGAACAGCAAGACCCGTACGACCCCAAAACGGAAAAACTCGCCCACGAGGTCGTGACGCGTTACGCCGTGGTCGCTCCGTCCCGGTGGATGCCGCAGCATTTGGAACAACTCCGATTGTTCGGTTGGTTTAGCCCGACCATCATCAACACAAACCCGTCGCCGCCGAGTGATGCCGAAGCCTCTCTGGTCGGGTTCGCGTGGACGATTCCCTGGGAGCGGGAGCGGTTGTGGCGGTCCGTGGGAATAGCCGGACTGGTGCCGCCGGGAGTTCGGTATGACCACGGATACCTCGACGGTGCACCCGGTTGGGAATCGATTGCCACCCTCTGGAATCCCAGCTTCGGCGGCATCTGGCGCGCAAACCTCCTCACATCCCGCCGCGCCATGATCCTCAAACTCGCCCTGCGATTGCACGAAGCAGAAAACGGCACGCTCCCGCCCGACCTCTCGAAACTGGTGCCGAAATATCTGCCCGCAGTTCCACTCGATCCGATGGACGGTAAACCGCTCCGCTACCGGGTGTCGCGCGGAGAGCAACTGACTCGCGTCGATGAACAGGGGCTGACATATTCCCCAATACCCGTTCCAGACCCAGACTTTGTCGGTCCCCCCGAAGAACTGGCCGGGGGCTCGGGGCCGCCCATCGAAGGACCGCCCGGTATGCCGGGTGGACCGCCTATCGTTTTCAGACCAACTGTCATCGATTCGGCGCACAGGATTGACGTACCGGCCGGCCGCGGGTTGGTCTGGAGTGTGGGACCGGACCGCGTGGACAACGATGCCTACGTCGTCATGACGGTGCGCCAATCATCGCGTATTATTGACGGGGACATTGCGTTTATCGTGCCCGAGTTTCAAGCGTCTAAGCCCAAGTCACCCGGAAAGGGGAAGCCATGA
- a CDS encoding DUF1559 domain-containing protein, giving the protein MSRLLPLIFVMAFALGAAAAPVPKDQSLPPPTEKERVASENNLKQIGLALHGYHDVYGQFPNNITSKAGKPLLSWRVQLLPFLEEGELYSKFKLDEPWDSEHNKPLVKKLPKIYAPIRVKAKPGETFYQGFTGNGAFFEPTAKINIAGITDGTSNTVMIVEAGTPVIWSKPDDIPFDPTKPLPKLGGMFDGEFSLLVADGSTLRVKKDFDADEFGKCVTRAGGEVSSFDKIVQK; this is encoded by the coding sequence ATGAGCCGCCTGCTACCGCTGATTTTTGTGATGGCTTTCGCGCTCGGAGCCGCTGCCGCGCCGGTCCCCAAAGACCAATCGCTGCCCCCACCCACCGAGAAGGAGCGGGTGGCTTCGGAGAATAATCTCAAGCAGATCGGGCTCGCCTTGCACGGTTATCACGACGTCTACGGTCAGTTTCCGAACAATATCACATCAAAAGCTGGCAAGCCGCTGTTAAGCTGGAGAGTTCAATTATTACCCTTCCTTGAGGAAGGAGAACTCTATTCAAAGTTTAAACTTGACGAACCGTGGGACAGCGAACACAACAAGCCCCTCGTCAAGAAACTCCCGAAGATTTATGCCCCGATCCGCGTTAAGGCGAAGCCGGGAGAAACGTTCTACCAGGGGTTTACCGGCAACGGCGCGTTCTTTGAGCCGACCGCAAAGATCAATATTGCTGGTATAACAGACGGCACCTCGAATACCGTGATGATCGTCGAAGCGGGTACGCCGGTCATCTGGTCTAAACCGGACGATATCCCCTTCGATCCGACCAAGCCTCTGCCCAAACTCGGCGGGATGTTCGACGGCGAGTTTTCGCTTCTTGTCGCGGATGGGTCGACACTCCGGGTCAAGAAAGATTTCGACGCAGACGAGTTCGGAAAATGTGTCACCCGGGCTGGGGGTGAGGTCTCAAGTTTCGACAAAATCGTTCAGAAGTAA